From a single Eleginops maclovinus isolate JMC-PN-2008 ecotype Puerto Natales chromosome 20, JC_Emac_rtc_rv5, whole genome shotgun sequence genomic region:
- the LOC134883198 gene encoding protein Wnt-2b-A-like: protein MFGPTKSRSLSDRAMRIRHGKKVQHHSKIHFIFILLLLIFTPRVDSSWWYIGALGARVICDNIPGLVNKQRQLCQRHPDLMQSIGEGAKEWIKECQHQFRNHRWNCTTLDRDHTVFGRVMLRSSREAAFVYAISSAGVVYAITRACSQGELKICNCDGHKRGQDSDDRGNFDWGGCSDNINYGIKFAKAFVDARERMVKDARALMNLHNNRCGRMAVKRFMKLECKCHGVSGSCSLRTCWLAMSDFRRTGDYLRKKYNTAIEVTMNQDGTGFMVADKDFKGSTKNELVYVENSPDYCLTDRSAGSLGTAGRVCNKSSRGTDGCEVMCCGRGYDTMRVKRVTKCECKFKWCCAVECQDCEDLVDVHTCKPHKRPDWLDIT from the exons ATGTTTGGTCCGACGAAATCTCGGAGTTTATCAGACAGGGCTATGAGGATCAGACATGGGAAAAAAGTCCAACATCACTCTAAAATAcacttcatatttattttgctgctgctcATATTCACTCCGAGGGTTGATTCATCGTGGTG GTACATCGGAGCGCTGGGTGCTCGTGTGATCTGTGACAACATTCCTGGCCTGGTGAACAAGCAGCGGCAGCTCTGCCAACGGCACCCGGACCTGATGCAGTCCATCGGAGAGGGAGCCAAAGAGTGGATCAAAGAGTGCCAGCACCAGTTCAGGAACCACCGCTGGAACTGCACCACACTAGACCGAGACCACACGGTGTTTGGCAGAGTGATGCTGCGAA GCAGCCGTGAGGCAGCGTTCGTGTACGCAATCTCTTCGGCCGGAGTGGTCTACGCTATTACCAGGGCCTGCAGCCAGGGAGAGCTAAAGATCTGCAACTGCGATGGCCACAAGCGGGGGCAAGACAGTGACGACAGGGGCAATTTTGACTGGGGTGGATGCAGCGACAACATCAACTACGGTATCAAATTTGCCAAGGCTTTCGTAGACGCTCGAGAGAGGATGGTGAAAGACGCTCGCGCACTGATGAACCTGCACAACAACCGGTGCGGTCGTATG GCAGTGAAGCGGTTTATGAAGCTGGAGTGCAAGTGTCACGGGGTCAGTGGCTCCTGTTCTCTGAGGACCTGCTGGCTCGCCATGTCTGACTTCAGGCGAACCGGGGACTACCTCCGCAAGAAATACAACACAGCCATCGAGGTGACCATGAACCAGGACGGGACGGGCTTTATGGTAGCTGACAAAGACTTCAAGGGAAGCACCAAGAATGAGTTGGTTTACGTCGAGAACTCACCAGATTACTGTCTCACGGACCGCTCTGCag GCTCCTTGGGCACCGCAGGCAGAGTGTGCAACAAGTCCTCGAGAGGCACAGACGGCTGTGAGGTCATGTGCTGTGGGCGGGGCTACGACACCATGCGAGTCAAACGTGTCACCAAGTGCGAGTGTAAGTTCAAGTGGTGCTGCGCTGTGGAGTGCCAAGACTGCGAGGACTTGGTTGACGTTCACACCTGCAAGCCCCACAAGCGACCCGATTGGCTGGACATAACCTAA